One Streptomyces fagopyri DNA window includes the following coding sequences:
- a CDS encoding S41 family peptidase, whose amino-acid sequence MSDEYEKATADKDTTDHTAGYLRLPHLSGDRLCFVTEDDLWVAPLDGPGRAWRLTVDRTKAGHPRFSPDGRDIAYTSWRSLVPEIHLAPVDGGPGRRLTYWGSADTRVCGWSPDGDILAVASHGQPFSYFTWAHSVPTDGDPGGNLPWGPVSDIAVADIDGERRTLLLTGTPPHDPASWKRYRGGAMGRLWLHGRRLLADIDGHLDSPMFVGGRIAFLSDHEGIGNLYSCAYDGSDLRRHTDHDAFYARNASSDGSRVVYQCAGDLWIVDDLSPDSLPRRLDVRLGGQRAGRRPYQVPAAQHVDAISVDETGRAGAVVVRGSLYWLTHRDGPARTIADTPGVRVRLPEMLGSGGQVAYVTDADGEDAVEIAYLPRASGAREPRRLASGELGCVLELVSDPQGERLAIASNDGRLLLLDATEDAGETDGAAEGTTEGAGETKETEEVGGTGEAGATQETDAAEAAEEATGTTAGTAGTAAEEGKGAEEAEEAGESRGTGRAEHGGGEVTELIRSLNGPVRDLAFSPDGAWLTWSHPGVGRSLRQIKMARIKDRLVVDVTNGRFEDENPVFTRDGRYLAFLSWRGFDPVYDVHTGDLSFPLGCRPYLVPLSSATPSPFALNPDGRPVAGGLDPVEDEGADGAVSVELEGLESRVTPFPVTASKYSALHPVAGGGLVWLRWPISGALGETFANPDDTSGRPTLEYFNICKAKKSELVGHLDWFAVSGDGSRLVVVDEGDLRAVPSTEPGDSDSTVWIDLRRILHEVDPPAEWRQAYDEAGRIIRAYFWEPHMCGIDWDAVLAQYRPLVERVASPDEFADLLREVLGELGTSHAYVAAARRNEGPGHYQRWQGLLGANFVRRDGCWTLKRILPGDSSDSKARSPLAGTGIREGSVLTHIDGRPVDPVTGPYPLLAGAGGTTVELTFVPSSGEGPSRRVAVVPLIDERPLRYQDWVAKRREVVRELSGGRCGYLHIPDMGGSGWAQFNRDLRLEVSRPALLVDVRGNAGGHISELVVEKLTRRILGWDLTRNAQPVSYASNAPRGPVVALADEATSSDGDMITAVFKLLGLGPVVGQRTWGGVVGMTGRHQLGDGTVITVPMNAAWFDAYGWSVENRGVAPDLEVLRTPLDWAEGRHAEMDTAIQLALDLLSTHPAASPPDLSDVPDRTRPKLPPRTR is encoded by the coding sequence GTGAGCGACGAGTACGAGAAGGCGACCGCGGACAAGGACACCACCGACCACACCGCCGGATACCTGCGCCTCCCGCACCTGAGCGGCGACCGGCTGTGCTTCGTGACCGAGGACGATCTGTGGGTGGCACCGCTGGACGGGCCGGGACGGGCCTGGCGGCTCACCGTGGACCGCACCAAGGCCGGACACCCCCGCTTCTCCCCCGACGGGAGAGACATCGCGTACACGAGCTGGCGCAGCCTGGTGCCGGAGATCCATCTGGCACCGGTCGACGGCGGCCCGGGCCGCCGCCTCACCTACTGGGGCAGCGCGGACACCCGGGTCTGCGGCTGGTCCCCCGACGGCGACATCCTCGCCGTCGCCTCGCACGGGCAGCCCTTCTCCTACTTCACCTGGGCCCACAGCGTCCCGACCGACGGCGACCCCGGCGGCAACCTGCCCTGGGGACCGGTCTCGGACATCGCGGTCGCCGACATCGACGGCGAACGCAGGACCCTGCTGCTCACCGGCACCCCGCCGCACGATCCCGCCTCCTGGAAGCGTTACCGGGGCGGCGCCATGGGCCGGCTGTGGCTGCACGGACGGCGTCTGCTCGCCGACATCGACGGCCACCTCGACTCCCCCATGTTCGTCGGCGGCCGGATCGCGTTCCTCTCCGACCACGAGGGCATCGGCAACCTGTACTCGTGCGCGTACGACGGTTCCGACCTGCGCCGGCACACCGACCACGACGCGTTCTACGCGCGCAACGCCTCCAGCGACGGCAGCCGGGTCGTGTACCAGTGCGCCGGGGACCTGTGGATCGTCGACGACCTGTCCCCCGACTCGCTGCCGCGCCGGCTCGACGTCCGCCTCGGCGGGCAGCGCGCGGGACGGCGCCCCTACCAGGTGCCCGCGGCCCAGCACGTGGACGCCATCTCCGTGGACGAGACCGGGCGGGCCGGCGCCGTCGTCGTCCGCGGCAGCCTGTACTGGCTCACCCACCGCGACGGGCCCGCCCGCACCATCGCCGACACCCCGGGGGTACGGGTCCGGCTCCCCGAGATGCTCGGCTCGGGCGGCCAGGTCGCCTATGTGACGGACGCGGACGGAGAGGACGCCGTCGAGATCGCCTATCTGCCGCGGGCCTCCGGCGCCCGCGAGCCACGCCGTCTGGCCTCCGGCGAGCTGGGCTGCGTCCTGGAGCTGGTCTCGGACCCCCAGGGCGAACGGCTCGCCATCGCCTCGAACGACGGACGGCTGCTGCTCCTCGACGCGACGGAGGACGCGGGAGAAACGGACGGGGCAGCGGAGGGGACGACGGAGGGGGCCGGAGAAACAAAGGAGACAGAAGAGGTAGGGGGGACAGGAGAAGCAGGAGCGACGCAGGAGACGGACGCGGCGGAGGCCGCGGAAGAGGCCACCGGGACGACGGCGGGCACTGCGGGCACTGCGGCGGAGGAGGGCAAGGGCGCCGAGGAGGCCGAGGAGGCGGGGGAATCCCGCGGGACCGGCCGGGCGGAACACGGGGGCGGCGAGGTCACGGAGCTGATCCGCTCCCTCAACGGACCGGTCCGGGATCTCGCGTTCTCCCCGGACGGAGCCTGGCTGACCTGGTCGCACCCGGGGGTGGGACGGTCCCTGCGCCAGATCAAGATGGCGCGGATAAAGGACCGGCTCGTCGTCGACGTCACCAACGGGCGCTTCGAGGACGAGAACCCGGTCTTCACCAGGGACGGCCGCTATCTGGCCTTCCTCTCCTGGCGCGGCTTCGACCCCGTCTACGACGTCCACACCGGCGACCTCTCCTTCCCGCTGGGCTGCCGCCCGTATCTCGTCCCCCTGTCCTCCGCCACCCCCTCGCCCTTCGCCCTGAACCCCGACGGACGGCCGGTCGCCGGAGGCCTGGACCCGGTCGAGGACGAGGGCGCCGACGGCGCCGTCAGCGTCGAACTGGAGGGCCTGGAGAGCCGGGTCACCCCCTTCCCCGTCACCGCCTCCAAGTACTCGGCGCTCCACCCGGTCGCGGGCGGCGGCCTGGTCTGGCTGCGCTGGCCGATCTCCGGCGCGCTCGGCGAGACCTTCGCCAACCCCGACGACACCTCGGGGCGTCCGACCCTGGAGTACTTCAACATCTGCAAGGCGAAGAAGTCCGAACTCGTCGGCCACCTGGACTGGTTCGCGGTCAGCGGCGACGGCTCCCGGCTGGTCGTGGTCGACGAGGGCGATCTGCGCGCCGTCCCCTCGACCGAGCCCGGAGACAGCGACTCGACGGTCTGGATCGACCTGCGCCGCATCCTCCACGAGGTGGACCCGCCCGCCGAGTGGCGCCAGGCGTACGACGAGGCGGGCCGCATCATCCGCGCCTACTTCTGGGAACCCCACATGTGCGGCATCGACTGGGACGCCGTGCTCGCCCAGTACCGCCCGCTGGTCGAACGGGTCGCGTCGCCGGACGAGTTCGCCGACCTGCTGCGTGAGGTCCTCGGCGAACTGGGCACCTCCCACGCCTACGTCGCCGCCGCCCGCCGCAACGAGGGACCCGGTCACTACCAGCGCTGGCAGGGCCTGCTGGGCGCCAACTTCGTCCGCCGGGACGGCTGCTGGACACTGAAGCGGATCCTGCCGGGCGACTCGTCCGACTCCAAGGCCCGCTCACCACTGGCCGGCACCGGCATCCGCGAGGGCTCGGTGCTCACCCACATCGACGGCCGCCCGGTGGACCCGGTGACGGGCCCGTACCCGCTGCTCGCGGGCGCGGGCGGTACGACGGTGGAGCTGACGTTCGTCCCGTCGTCGGGCGAGGGACCCTCGCGCCGGGTGGCGGTGGTGCCGCTGATCGACGAACGGCCGCTGCGCTACCAGGACTGGGTGGCCAAACGCCGTGAGGTGGTCAGGGAGTTGAGCGGCGGCCGCTGCGGCTACCTCCACATCCCGGACATGGGCGGCTCGGGCTGGGCGCAGTTCAACCGTGATCTGCGTCTGGAGGTCTCGCGCCCGGCGCTCCTCGTCGACGTACGCGGCAACGCGGGCGGCCACATCAGCGAACTCGTCGTCGAGAAGCTGACGCGCAGGATCCTGGGCTGGGACCTGACGCGCAACGCCCAGCCGGTGTCGTACGCCTCGAACGCCCCGCGCGGCCCGGTGGTCGCCCTCGCCGACGAGGCGACCTCCTCCGACGGCGACATGATCACGGCCGTCTTCAAGCTGCTCGGGCTCGGTCCGGTGGTCGGCCAGCGCACCTGGGGCGGGGTCGTCGGCATGACCGGCCGGCACCAGCTCGGCGACGGCACGGTGATCACGGTCCCGATGAACGCGGCCTGGTTCGACGCGTACGGCTGGTCCGTCGAGAACCGGGGTGTCGCCCCGGACCTGGAGGTCCTGCGCACCCCGCTGGACTGGGCCGAGGGCCGTCACGCCGAGATGGACACCGCGATCCAACTCGCCCTGGACCTGCTGAGCACCCACCCGGCGGCCTCGCCGCCCGACCTCTCGGACGTACCGGACCGCACCCGCCCGAAGCTGCCGCCGCGCACCCGCTGA
- a CDS encoding flavin-containing monooxygenase: protein MTEHEHVRVAVIGSGFGGLGAAVRLRREGITDFVVLERAGGVGGTWRDNSYPGCACDVPSHLYSFSFAPNPDWPRTFSGQEHIRAYLEHVTDVFGLRPHLRLDSEVKRMTWDGEKLRWDIETSSGSLSADLVVSATGPLSDPRIPDIPGIDSFPGKVFHSARWDHDYDLRGKRVAMVGTGASAIQIVPAVQPEVARLTLFQRTPPWVMPRVDRAISGLERGLHRVLPFTAQARRGVLWGIRELQVQAFTKRPDELGLIERLARRNMARAVKDPELRAKLTPDYRIGCKRILLSNAYYPALTRPNVDVVASGLDRIEGSTLVAADGSTAEVDAIVFGTGFHVTDMPIADRVVGAEGRTLAEAWQGGMSALRGASAAGFPNWMTIIGPNTGLGNSSMILMIESQLNYMADFVRQLGVLGGRVALDARPAAVADWNRKVQERMKRTVWNTGGCTSWYLDAQGRNTTVWPGTTTEFRTATRRLDLGEYEVLRAPGPRPAGGAGRDDDAGQERPGEQGRRQGERPGNQTKAEAGA, encoded by the coding sequence ATGACCGAGCACGAACATGTACGCGTGGCGGTGATCGGGTCCGGGTTCGGTGGGCTGGGGGCGGCGGTGCGACTGCGCCGTGAAGGCATCACCGACTTCGTCGTCCTGGAACGGGCCGGCGGCGTGGGCGGCACCTGGCGGGACAACAGCTACCCCGGGTGCGCCTGCGACGTACCGTCCCATCTGTACTCGTTCTCGTTCGCGCCGAACCCCGACTGGCCCCGCACCTTCTCCGGGCAGGAACACATCCGCGCCTATCTGGAGCACGTCACCGACGTCTTCGGGCTCCGCCCCCACCTGCGCCTCGACTCCGAGGTGAAGCGGATGACGTGGGACGGCGAGAAGCTGCGGTGGGACATCGAGACCAGCAGCGGGTCCCTCAGCGCCGACCTCGTCGTGTCCGCCACCGGACCGCTCTCCGATCCCAGGATCCCGGACATCCCGGGGATCGACTCCTTCCCCGGCAAGGTCTTCCACTCGGCCCGCTGGGACCACGACTACGACCTGCGCGGCAAGCGCGTGGCGATGGTCGGGACCGGCGCCTCGGCCATCCAGATCGTGCCCGCCGTCCAGCCCGAGGTCGCGCGCCTCACCCTCTTCCAGCGCACCCCGCCCTGGGTGATGCCCCGCGTCGACCGTGCCATCAGCGGACTCGAACGCGGACTGCACCGCGTACTCCCGTTCACCGCCCAGGCCCGTCGCGGAGTTCTCTGGGGCATCCGTGAGCTTCAGGTCCAGGCGTTCACCAAGCGGCCCGACGAACTGGGCCTGATCGAGCGGCTGGCCAGGCGCAACATGGCGCGGGCCGTCAAGGACCCGGAGCTGCGCGCGAAGCTGACGCCGGACTACCGGATCGGCTGCAAGCGGATCCTGCTCTCCAACGCCTACTACCCCGCGCTCACCCGCCCCAACGTGGACGTGGTGGCCTCCGGGCTCGACCGGATCGAGGGGTCCACGCTCGTCGCGGCCGACGGCAGCACGGCCGAGGTCGACGCGATCGTCTTCGGTACGGGCTTCCACGTCACGGACATGCCGATCGCCGACCGGGTGGTGGGCGCGGAGGGCAGGACCCTCGCCGAGGCGTGGCAGGGCGGGATGAGCGCCCTGCGCGGAGCTTCCGCGGCCGGCTTCCCCAACTGGATGACGATCATCGGGCCCAACACCGGTCTCGGGAACTCCAGCATGATCCTGATGATCGAGTCCCAGCTGAACTACATGGCCGACTTCGTACGGCAGTTGGGCGTGCTCGGCGGACGGGTGGCCCTCGACGCGCGGCCCGCCGCGGTGGCGGACTGGAACCGCAAGGTCCAGGAGCGCATGAAGCGCACGGTGTGGAACACCGGCGGCTGCACCAGCTGGTACCTCGACGCGCAGGGCCGCAACACGACGGTCTGGCCGGGCACGACGACCGAGTTCCGCACGGCCACGCGCCGGTTGGACCTGGGGGAGTACGAGGTGCTGCGGGCCCCGGGACCGCGCCCGGCGGGTGGCGCCGGGCGCGACGACGACGCCGGGCAGGAGCGGCCGGGGGAACAGGGGCGGCGGCAGGGCGAGCGGCCGGGGAACCAGACGAAGGCGGAGGCCGGGGCGTGA
- a CDS encoding MerR family transcriptional regulator, translated as MEELAEEAGITVRTLRFYRERKLIPPPRREGRIAWYDDTHLARLRTISALLERGHTLNGIAELAEAFDHGRDVGELLGLGEPTEETPVRLSPEELADVFAGQATPENLAAALDLGYLGTDGGEIVHISRRLLDVSAALVREGIPLADVLTTARRVRDHAEALADLFAGIVLSENRTTEDLTRLRPLAKSVVEAELSMALDRRLRDQRDQRP; from the coding sequence ATGGAGGAGCTGGCCGAGGAAGCCGGCATCACGGTGCGCACCCTGCGCTTCTACCGGGAGCGCAAGCTGATACCGCCGCCCCGCCGCGAGGGCCGCATCGCCTGGTACGACGACACCCACCTGGCCCGTCTGCGCACGATCTCGGCGCTGCTGGAGCGCGGCCACACGCTCAACGGCATCGCGGAACTGGCCGAGGCCTTCGACCACGGCCGCGACGTGGGCGAGCTCCTCGGCCTGGGTGAGCCCACCGAGGAGACCCCGGTCCGCCTCTCCCCCGAGGAACTGGCCGACGTCTTCGCGGGCCAGGCCACTCCGGAGAACCTCGCCGCCGCCCTCGACCTCGGCTACCTCGGCACCGACGGCGGCGAGATCGTCCACATCAGCCGCCGTCTGCTCGACGTCTCGGCGGCCCTGGTCCGCGAGGGCATCCCGCTCGCCGACGTCCTGACCACGGCCCGCCGCGTCCGCGACCACGCCGAGGCGCTCGCCGACCTCTTCGCCGGCATCGTCCTGAGCGAGAACCGCACGACGGAGGACCTGACCCGGCTGCGCCCCCTGGCGAAGAGCGTGGTGGAGGCGGAACTGTCGATGGCCCTGGACCGGCGGCTACGGGACCAGCGGGACCAGCGGCCCTAG
- a CDS encoding alpha/beta fold hydrolase — protein sequence MSRPTHVTSGPYAPPAPARELTAVSADGARLHVEVHGPADATVPTVVLAHGWTCSTAFWAAQIRDLAADHRVIAYDQRGHGRSPASDACGTDALADDLEAVLAATLRPGEKAVLVGHSMGGMTLMAAATRPRFREHAVAALLCSTGSSRLVAEARVLPLPAGRLRTGITKRVLGSRAPLGPITPVARAILKYATMGPGSSPGMVEACARIVHACPRAVRHAWSQVLDLLDLDHGVRELTVPTAVVAGTADRLTPLAHARALVATLPNCVGLTELTGLGHMTPVEAPDVVTGRIRELVADYAQIKEGA from the coding sequence GTGAGCCGACCGACGCATGTGACGAGCGGCCCCTACGCGCCGCCCGCCCCCGCCCGCGAGCTGACCGCGGTCTCCGCCGACGGCGCCCGGCTGCACGTCGAGGTGCACGGACCCGCGGACGCCACGGTGCCCACCGTGGTTCTCGCACACGGGTGGACCTGCTCGACCGCGTTCTGGGCGGCGCAGATACGGGACCTCGCCGCCGACCACCGGGTGATCGCGTACGACCAGCGCGGGCACGGGCGCAGCCCCGCGAGCGACGCGTGCGGCACGGACGCGCTCGCCGACGACCTGGAGGCCGTGCTCGCCGCGACCCTCCGGCCGGGCGAGAAGGCGGTGCTGGTGGGGCACTCCATGGGCGGGATGACACTGATGGCCGCCGCGACGCGACCGCGGTTCCGGGAGCACGCGGTGGCGGCCCTGCTGTGCAGCACGGGCAGTTCACGGCTGGTGGCCGAGGCGCGCGTGCTGCCGCTTCCCGCGGGGCGGCTGCGTACCGGGATCACCAAACGGGTCCTCGGGTCGCGGGCGCCGCTCGGGCCTATCACGCCGGTCGCCCGCGCGATCCTCAAGTACGCGACCATGGGCCCCGGTTCGTCGCCGGGCATGGTCGAGGCGTGTGCGCGGATCGTGCACGCCTGTCCGCGCGCGGTGCGGCACGCCTGGTCGCAGGTGCTCGATCTGCTCGACCTCGACCACGGGGTGCGGGAGCTGACGGTGCCGACGGCGGTGGTGGCGGGGACGGCGGACCGGCTGACGCCCCTGGCGCACGCGCGCGCCCTGGTCGCGACGCTGCCGAACTGTGTCGGCCTCACCGAGCTGACCGGACTCGGGCACATGACACCCGTGGAGGCTCCGGACGTGGTGACCGGACGGATACGTGAACTCGTCGCCGACTACGCACAGATCAAGGAGGGCGCATGA
- a CDS encoding TetR/AcrR family transcriptional regulator yields the protein MTEAATVRRSRITPEREAELYRAVLDLLREVGYDALTMDAVAARTKSSKATLYRQWGGKAELVVKALRHEKPSAGDVDTGSLAGDFHALVMREDDCRMEQNSALMRGLAMALHGNPDLLKAFRELIIEPETVELRRVLERAVARGEIRPDNPAQEYVLHMLIGAFAVRGVIDQRPPTRAFLTSYVDAVILPALGA from the coding sequence ATGACTGAAGCCGCAACGGTGCGTCGCAGTCGGATCACGCCCGAGCGCGAGGCCGAGCTGTACCGGGCCGTGCTCGACCTGCTCAGGGAGGTCGGCTACGACGCCCTGACCATGGACGCCGTCGCCGCTCGCACCAAGTCCAGCAAGGCCACCCTCTATCGCCAGTGGGGCGGCAAGGCCGAGCTGGTCGTGAAGGCGCTGCGGCACGAGAAGCCGAGTGCCGGCGACGTCGACACGGGATCCCTGGCAGGCGACTTCCACGCGTTGGTGATGCGTGAGGACGACTGCCGTATGGAGCAGAATTCCGCGCTGATGCGGGGTCTGGCCATGGCGCTGCACGGGAACCCCGACCTTCTGAAGGCCTTCCGGGAACTGATCATCGAACCGGAGACCGTTGAGCTGCGCCGCGTACTGGAGCGTGCCGTCGCCCGGGGCGAGATCCGTCCGGACAACCCCGCGCAGGAGTACGTGTTGCACATGCTGATCGGTGCCTTCGCGGTGCGCGGTGTCATCGACCAACGGCCACCGACCCGTGCCTTCCTCACCTCGTACGTGGATGCCGTGATCCTCCCCGCACTCGGCGCCTGA
- a CDS encoding SDR family oxidoreductase — protein MSRVSLEGQVAVVTGAARGVGELLARKLSARGAKVALVGLEPDVLKQVSERLLGESDHWYADVTDHEAMTRVAGEVKERFGKVDIVVANAGVANGGPFVDSDPVAWRRVIEVNLIGSAVTARAFLPVLMESRGYLLQIASLAAMTPAPMMTAYCASKSGVEAYAHSLRAEVGHKGVRVGVGYLSWTDTDMVRGADQDDVMRELRQRLPWPSNKTYPLGPAVDRVVAGIERRSSHVYAQWWLRGVQGLRGYLPGVIGAVGQREMRRFEPRLGSVGKGLVGAGGAADDGREQGT, from the coding sequence ATGAGCAGGGTGAGCCTGGAGGGACAGGTCGCGGTCGTCACGGGGGCCGCGCGGGGGGTCGGTGAGCTTCTCGCCCGCAAGCTGTCCGCGCGGGGCGCCAAGGTCGCGCTCGTCGGCCTGGAACCGGACGTGCTCAAGCAGGTCTCGGAGCGGCTGCTCGGCGAGAGCGACCACTGGTACGCCGATGTCACCGACCACGAGGCGATGACCCGGGTCGCGGGCGAGGTGAAGGAACGGTTCGGGAAGGTGGACATCGTCGTCGCCAACGCCGGTGTCGCGAACGGCGGTCCGTTCGTGGACTCCGATCCGGTCGCCTGGCGCCGGGTCATCGAGGTCAACCTCATCGGCTCGGCCGTCACCGCCCGTGCGTTCCTGCCCGTACTCATGGAAAGCCGGGGGTACTTGCTGCAGATCGCGTCGCTCGCGGCGATGACGCCGGCGCCCATGATGACCGCGTACTGCGCCTCCAAGTCGGGTGTCGAGGCGTACGCGCACAGCCTGCGCGCGGAGGTCGGCCACAAGGGGGTGCGCGTCGGCGTCGGGTATCTGTCCTGGACCGACACCGACATGGTGCGCGGGGCCGACCAGGACGACGTGATGCGCGAACTGCGGCAGCGGCTGCCCTGGCCGTCCAACAAGACCTATCCGCTCGGACCGGCCGTCGACCGGGTCGTCGCCGGGATCGAGCGGCGGTCGAGCCATGTGTACGCGCAGTGGTGGCTGCGCGGCGTGCAGGGCCTCCGCGGTTACCTGCCCGGGGTCATCGGGGCGGTCGGACAACGGGAGATGCGGCGGTTCGAGCCACGGCTGGGGAGCGTCGGCAAAGGACTCGTAGGAGCCGGCGGGGCAGCCGACGACGGACGAGAACAGGGCACCTGA
- a CDS encoding SsgA family sporulation/cell division regulator translates to MSAVEQYARAHIVTDTADSPEDEGRAVPVAFHYDAEADSRQVRITLPGPHEWVFPRELLEQGLRVPVSNGDVRVWPCGRVQAVMEFHSAKGVAVVQVDSKALTRFLRRTYMAATPVTH, encoded by the coding sequence ATGTCTGCCGTCGAACAGTACGCACGCGCCCATATCGTCACGGACACGGCCGACTCCCCCGAGGACGAAGGCAGAGCTGTTCCGGTGGCCTTCCACTACGACGCCGAGGCCGACTCCCGTCAGGTGCGCATCACCCTGCCCGGCCCGCACGAGTGGGTCTTCCCCCGTGAGCTGCTGGAGCAGGGCCTGCGGGTCCCCGTCAGCAACGGCGACGTACGCGTCTGGCCCTGCGGCCGGGTGCAGGCGGTCATGGAGTTCCACTCGGCCAAAGGGGTGGCGGTCGTGCAGGTCGACTCGAAAGCCCTGACGCGCTTCCTGCGCCGTACCTACATGGCCGCCACCCCGGTGACTCACTGA
- a CDS encoding MMPL family transporter: MATFLYKLGRFAFRRRHFVALIWVALLTLAGVGAANAPAAGASSFSIPGTEAQKAFDLLEQRFPGMSADGATARVVFKAPSGEKMADKANKATVEKTVKALGDGSEVTSVTDPFKAEAVSKNGSIAYASVKYKVSGMELKDSSKDALEAAAQQARDAGLTVEVGGDALQATPETGSTEVIGIAIAAVVLVITFGSLIAAGLPLLTALIGVGIGVSTITALANALDLGTTTSTLAMMIGLAVGIDYALFIVSRYRAELAEGREREEAAGRAVGTAGSAVVFAGLTVVIALVGLSVVNIPMLTKMGVAAAGTVAIAVLIALTLIPALLGYAGRKVQPAGRKSRLLGGGRAAKNAGRPNMGTRWASFVVRRPLAVLLLGVVGLGAAAVPAASLELGLPDDGSQPASTTQRRAYDLLSDGFGPGFNGPLMLVVDAKASDDPKGAVARVHDTVKDLKGVVSVTPATYNKPGDTAMITVIANSNPSSVKTENLVHAIRDAGGGIKAGTDAEVLVTGSTAMNIDFSQKLNDALIPYLALVVGLAFLLLIVVFRSILVPLKAALGFLLSVMAALGAVVAVFQWGWLANLIGVEQTGPIMSMMPIFMVGVVFGLAMDYEVFLVTRMREAYVHGGKPGQAIVTGFKHGARVVTAAAVIMIAVFSGFIGSSESMIKMIGFGLAIAVFFDAFVVRMALVPAVLALLGKKAWWLPRWLDRALPNVDVEGEGLRKLGDGRKNDDDRELVRV; the protein is encoded by the coding sequence GTGGCCACATTCCTCTACAAACTCGGCCGATTCGCCTTCCGGCGACGGCATTTCGTCGCCCTGATCTGGGTGGCGCTGCTGACGCTCGCGGGAGTCGGCGCCGCCAACGCGCCCGCCGCCGGCGCCAGCTCGTTCTCCATACCCGGCACCGAGGCGCAGAAGGCCTTCGACCTGCTGGAACAGCGCTTCCCCGGCATGAGCGCCGACGGAGCGACCGCGCGCGTCGTCTTCAAGGCGCCCAGCGGCGAGAAGATGGCGGACAAGGCCAACAAGGCGACCGTCGAGAAGACCGTCAAGGCGCTCGGGGACGGCTCGGAGGTCACCTCCGTCACCGACCCGTTCAAGGCCGAGGCCGTCAGCAAGAACGGTTCGATCGCCTACGCGTCGGTGAAGTACAAGGTCTCCGGAATGGAGCTGAAGGACTCATCGAAGGACGCCCTGGAGGCGGCCGCGCAGCAGGCGCGGGACGCCGGGCTGACCGTCGAGGTGGGCGGTGACGCGCTCCAGGCCACGCCGGAGACCGGTTCCACCGAGGTCATCGGTATCGCGATCGCCGCGGTCGTCCTCGTCATCACCTTCGGTTCGCTGATCGCCGCCGGGCTGCCGCTGCTGACCGCGCTGATCGGCGTCGGCATCGGCGTCTCGACCATCACCGCCCTCGCCAACGCGCTCGACCTGGGCACCACCACCTCCACGCTCGCGATGATGATCGGCCTCGCGGTCGGCATCGACTACGCGCTGTTCATCGTCTCGCGCTACCGCGCCGAACTCGCCGAGGGCCGCGAGCGCGAGGAGGCGGCCGGACGGGCCGTCGGCACGGCGGGCTCCGCGGTGGTCTTCGCCGGCCTGACGGTCGTGATCGCGCTCGTCGGCCTGTCGGTCGTGAACATCCCGATGCTGACGAAGATGGGTGTCGCGGCGGCCGGTACGGTCGCCATCGCGGTCCTGATCGCGCTCACGCTGATCCCGGCCCTGCTGGGTTACGCGGGCCGCAAGGTCCAGCCGGCCGGCCGGAAGAGCAGGCTGCTGGGCGGCGGCCGGGCCGCGAAGAACGCGGGCCGGCCCAACATGGGCACCCGCTGGGCGAGCTTCGTCGTCCGTCGCCCGCTCGCCGTGCTGCTGCTCGGTGTGGTCGGTCTCGGCGCCGCCGCCGTGCCCGCGGCCTCGCTGGAACTGGGCCTGCCCGACGACGGTTCGCAGCCGGCCTCGACCACCCAGCGCAGGGCCTACGACCTGCTGTCCGACGGTTTCGGTCCCGGCTTCAACGGTCCCCTGATGCTGGTCGTGGACGCCAAGGCGAGCGACGACCCGAAGGGCGCGGTCGCCCGGGTCCACGACACGGTCAAGGACCTCAAGGGTGTCGTCTCGGTGACTCCGGCGACGTACAACAAGCCCGGGGACACCGCGATGATCACCGTGATCGCCAACTCGAATCCGTCCTCGGTGAAGACCGAGAACCTGGTGCACGCCATCCGCGACGCGGGCGGCGGCATCAAGGCGGGCACCGACGCCGAGGTGCTGGTCACCGGCAGCACGGCGATGAACATCGACTTCTCGCAGAAGCTCAACGACGCGCTGATCCCGTATCTGGCGCTGGTGGTCGGCCTCGCCTTCCTGCTCCTGATCGTGGTCTTCCGCTCGATCCTGGTCCCGCTGAAGGCGGCACTCGGCTTCCTGCTGAGCGTGATGGCCGCGCTCGGCGCGGTGGTCGCGGTCTTCCAGTGGGGCTGGCTCGCGAACCTCATCGGTGTCGAGCAGACCGGCCCGATCATGTCGATGATGCCGATCTTCATGGTGGGTGTCGTCTTCGGCCTCGCGATGGACTACGAGGTCTTCCTCGTGACCCGGATGCGCGAGGCGTACGTGCACGGGGGGAAGCCCGGCCAGGCCATCGTGACCGGCTTCAAGCACGGCGCACGGGTGGTGACGGCCGCGGCCGTCATCATGATCGCGGTGTTCTCCGGCTTCATCGGTTCCAGCGAGTCGATGATCAAGATGATCGGCTTCGGTCTCGCGATCGCCGTCTTCTTCGACGCGTTCGTCGTCCGCATGGCGCTCGTCCCGGCGGTCCTGGCGCTGCTCGGCAAGAAGGCCTGGTGGCTGCCGAGGTGGCTGGACCGGGCACTGCCGAACGTGGACGTCGAGGGCGAGGGGCTGCGCAAGCTGGGTGACGGTCGCAAGAACGACGACGACCGCGAGCTGGTGCGGGTCTGA